The Buchnera aphidicola (Chaitophorus populicola) nucleotide sequence TATAATTTCTTTTGCAAAGTTTTTCATTAAATATCTTCTATTTCATATTAATTTATGGTTATATATATTTTATATAATTATAACATATTGAATTGATTCGGTGAATTTTGACTAAATTAAATTATGTTGATAGAATTTTTTAATTTAAAATATATAAATAGAGTTTTACTATTATTTTTTTTTATTTTAAAATATTTTTATATTTTAAAAATTTTAAGTAAATTAATATTAATTAAATAATATTAATAAATAAAAAAATATATATAATATTAAAGGAACATATGCAAATACAAGAAAAAAAATTAATACAAGATTTATTTAAAAAATTAAAATTAGCAGAAAAACAATCATCTTTTAAAGATTCAGAAGCAGAAACTTTTATTCAAAAATGTTTAGATAACCAACCTAATTCTATTTATTATATGGTTCAAACTATTTTAGTACAGGAAGTAGCTATAAAAAAATTAAATAATATTATTAAAAAATTAGAAAATAAATTAAAAAATTTTTCTTCTTTGTCTTCTTCTGCTAATTCTTCTTCAACACCTTCTAAAAAAAGCTTTTTATCTGATTTAATAAATCGATATATTCCAAATGAATCTAATGAAACGAAGAATTTAAATTCGAATCCAACAAATAATAGTAGTTTTTATAATAAAAATGATAGACCATTAAATCAATTTAATGAAAATGTAAATTCTTCTCTTCCAGGTAGCAGTTTTCTTACAAATGCGTTACAAACTGCAGTTGGAGTGACAGGAGGCATAGTAGCTGGAAATATGTTATTAAATTTATTTGATCATAAAAAACCAGAAGAAGATATTTTAAATCATGTTGATGAAAACGTTATTTTTACTGAAGAATATGAAAATCAATATGATAATTCAGATCATTTAAATACTTTTGAAAATTCTAAAAATTATAATAATTCATCAAATGATCTAGAAAATTCTACGAAACATCATAATCAAGATCAAAATTTAGAAAACTCAGATATATCAGATTATGATCACAATGAAAATATACCGAATTTAAATCAATCTAGTAGTGTTTCAGATATAGATCAAATAAATAATAACAATATTTCTGAATATGAAGATTATGATATAAATAATCTAGAATCTTTTAATGACGATGATATATTAGATGAAGATTATAATAATGAATAAATATAAATTTTAGATTAATTAAATTATTTTTAAATTTTAAATAATTATTTCAATTTTAAATTTTTTAGTATAAAAAATTTATTTTATAGATAATAATTCGATTAATCATATTTATTTTTTAATAAATGAAGATTAATCGAATAAATAATAATATTAAATTATATTATTTTATTTTTTTTTAAATATTTAGAAATTCCTAAAGCAGTAGGTTTAATTCCTTCTTTTTTAGTAGTCCAATTTGCTGGACATACTTCTCCATTTTTTTTATGAAAATCTAAAGCATCTATCATTCGAATCATTTCTTGAATATTTCTTCCATAAGGTAAATCATTAATTACTTCATGACGAATAATTCCTTTTTCATCAATTAAAAAAGAAGCTCTTAAAGCCATTCCTAAAGTAGGATGTTCAATAAAATAAGATTTTTGTATAGTTCTTTTAATATCTGATGCCATAACGTATTTTATTGGACCAATGCCTCCATTTTTATATTTTGTTTTTTGCCAAGCAGCATGAACAAATACGGAATCAAAAGATATACCAATAACTTTAACTTTTCTTTTTTTAAATTCTTCATAATTTTGATTAAATGAAATAATTTCTGATGGACAAACAAATGTAAAATCCATAGGCCAAAAAAATAAAACAGCTTTAGTATTAGATATATATTTTTTAAAATGAAAACTATCAGTAATTTGACCATTTTCTAAGATAGCTGAAGTGATAAAATCAGGAGCAGATTGTGTTACTAATGTCATAATTTATTATCCTATATATTTATGAAAGTTTATCAAATTTAAATAGAATGTATTATTTTAAAAATTAAATTTTTAATGTTTTAACATATTATGCGATTCATTAATAGGAATTTATAATATAATATTTTATATATATAATATAGTATATTTTATATTATTACTTATAATGAATATATTTTTTTCTAACTAAAACTCTAATAATAATATTTATGTATATTTGGAAAAATTTATTAAAGAAAAAACAAAGTAAAATTGTTCAAATTCTTAAAAAAATTAAAATACAGCGTAGAACACAAACTATTTTCCCTCATCAGAAAAATATTTTTAATGCGCTTCATCTGACAAAATTTAAAGATATTAAGGTAGTAATTCTTGGTCAAGATCCTTATTGTAAAGTCAATCAGGCTAATGGATTAGCTTTTTCTGTAAATAAAAAAATATTTATTCCACCTTCTTTACAAAATATTTTTAAAGAAATAAAATCTGATATTAAAAAAGGTATCAAAATTGAATCTGGATGTTTAAAAAATTGGGCAAAACAAGGTGTTTTATTATTAAACTCTATTTTAACTGTATCTTGCAATATTCCAGGTTCACATAGTAAATATGGTTGGGAAGAGATTACAGATTATATAATTAAATTAATTAATTATTATCATGTAGGTATAATATTTTTATTATGGGGATCTTATGCACAGAAAAAAAAATATTTAATTAATTGTAAGAGGCATTATATTTTATGTGCTTCTCATCCATCTCCTTTATCAGCATATAGAAGCTTTTTTGGATGTAAACATTTCTCTCAAGTAAATAAAATTTTATTAAGTCAAAAGAAAAAAATAATTGATTGGAGTACTACATAAAATTTTTTTTATAGTTTTTTATAGAAAAATTAAATGGCTTATTTAATCAAGCCATTTTATATAATTTTATATTTTTACAATAGCTTTTTTTAATATTTCTTTATT carries:
- a CDS encoding DUF2076 domain-containing protein; amino-acid sequence: MQIQEKKLIQDLFKKLKLAEKQSSFKDSEAETFIQKCLDNQPNSIYYMVQTILVQEVAIKKLNNIIKKLENKLKNFSSLSSSANSSSTPSKKSFLSDLINRYIPNESNETKNLNSNPTNNSSFYNKNDRPLNQFNENVNSSLPGSSFLTNALQTAVGVTGGIVAGNMLLNLFDHKKPEEDILNHVDENVIFTEEYENQYDNSDHLNTFENSKNYNNSSNDLENSTKHHNQDQNLENSDISDYDHNENIPNLNQSSSVSDIDQINNNNISEYEDYDINNLESFNDDDILDEDYNNE
- a CDS encoding redoxin domain-containing protein: MTLVTQSAPDFITSAILENGQITDSFHFKKYISNTKAVLFFWPMDFTFVCPSEIISFNQNYEEFKKRKVKVIGISFDSVFVHAAWQKTKYKNGGIGPIKYVMASDIKRTIQKSYFIEHPTLGMALRASFLIDEKGIIRHEVINDLPYGRNIQEMIRMIDALDFHKKNGEVCPANWTTKKEGIKPTALGISKYLKKNKII
- the ung gene encoding uracil-DNA glycosylase; this encodes MYIWKNLLKKKQSKIVQILKKIKIQRRTQTIFPHQKNIFNALHLTKFKDIKVVILGQDPYCKVNQANGLAFSVNKKIFIPPSLQNIFKEIKSDIKKGIKIESGCLKNWAKQGVLLLNSILTVSCNIPGSHSKYGWEEITDYIIKLINYYHVGIIFLLWGSYAQKKKYLINCKRHYILCASHPSPLSAYRSFFGCKHFSQVNKILLSQKKKIIDWSTT